CAGCTTCCGTCATCGCCTCGTAACCGTCCATTGTCTTTCGTTAACTGTGTTAATATACAGTGTATAGAAATATCGTATTCGAAAGAGATTTATAATCCTTAACCGAGAACCCTATGAATTGAATTACAGTCGACTTTCGACTATTTGAATTCTTCACTTGAAAAATACTCgagaaattaaatgaaatcaatAGAACCAAGAGGTCAGAACATAACAAACAGGCTAATTTGACAGTCAAAAGCTGGATATAACATGTGGAGACTTCAAACTGAAGCTTAAACAAATTGGAacctaatataaaatctttatatatattatatagaaaaaaatatgtaaattatttggtatttttaatgtttcataGGGGTATTTTTCAAGGACTAAGGTGTGACTCAAGAAGGAGGGAAAACCATGGTCTAAACTCTAAACAGATATATTCTACAGTTCAAACTCAGTCGAATCAAATCAACAAATCTCAATCGTCAATAAAGGTTATTTTTGATAACTCACCGACCACTAGCAACACTAAGTAATAAATGCAACAAAATCCGCAGATAACAAGCTTTAGATAACTCGTCTTGACCTGCTTATCAGTTTGAAATAACATTACCTGTTATATATCGAATAATCGCATATATCCACGTGGATTTTTCAggccttaataaataatttaacatggGCTCCAGCGCACTATTTCGGTTAAAACTTTAAGACAAAGTTTAAAACGATGTAATATGAAGCCTTAGAGAATAGACGTTCAGGAAATGTGCTGTTGGAGGCTGATGCTCAGGATTCTTTAGGCAGCTAAGATGTccatacttatattttttctttacttcGTACTTTGCTTACTCGAGCTAGGTTCCGTCTTATCCCTCAGGCATTTGACCTCGCGCGAAAGGCCCATTCTGGTTGAGCTATGGTCGCCAAAGCACAAGCTGAGCTGACAAAGCTCCTCAgtccaacagcgagattccgcAAAAAACAATACGCTAAAACTGCTCTTCGCATGGGTTCCATAGTCAATAAATGTGAAATGGTTTTTATGATGTCAAATAGCCTATCCTTCCTccttaattgaatttttacaaaattaaatgaaatatataataacgttcACCGATCAAACCGtgtctatatttaattgacaTACCAACAACTCCGATGACAATTAAAACCACCACCGCGAGAAATATCATCTGATCGCGCACTGCTCCTGCCAGAACATCCTCCACCTTTGATAGATCCGGTGGATTGTTCTGGAAATGCGTAGCCAACTTTCGCGCCAACAGTTCTTTGatatatgtcaaaaacatttCCTTCTCCGAATCAGCCATTTCTTCGTATTGCTCCATTATCTCCTTCAACTGCGCCTTGAGACCTTCAGACTCTTCGCCTTGGAACGATTCTAGCAGCTTCTGAAGCATCCCCATTACGTCCGCGTTGTGTATTGTCTCTTGAAGCTTGTCGGATATGAACTTTTGGAGGTCCGCCATTTTGCCGGGAAATTGGGCCTTCctcaaaaacaatttagaaCTTTTGAgatttattctttaaattccAACATTTTGTGTCGCAATTTCTTATAACCACTCTTGTGAGTGGTTTAAATGTTAcggattgaaaaaaaaaattatagtgaaAATGCAATATAGAATTAgctactaaaataatatttaaataaacataccaCACGCTATATGTGAGCACCGATATATACTACtgaatataaagataatataattgatacagataaaaaaattaacagatAACAAatcgataattttatatcttttaaaatataaaatgtaaaggtAAATAAGCAAGTAgctaatttttatctttttgtgGCCTTCTTTCAATGTGCTGAAGATTTCATCatctgtttcatatatttatggtCAAGTATCAGCCACTCTGCCTGACTCAGGTCTACTTGGATGTAAAACGTAACGCATATCTTtcatagaattattaaatgtcaGGTGATCTGTTTACGTAAATAATGTTCCCTCTTCTTCCGATCTCTCAGCCGAAAATGGCTGACAAAGAGATGTACAGCGTCAACGACTTCATCGTAATGCTGTCAAAGATAACCAAAATATAAGATTCGAGATTCTTCAGTTCAATTAAAATCGCTGTTTAAATGACATTTAAGGTTTTACATTCATATTATCAAATGTTATGCCTACATCTTAGTAATCAAAACTACCTACGTGGCGATAATGTTTGACTCGACTTTATTTATCTAACATAGGCGTGTGTGAGTTTAAGATAATCACTGGATCTACTgaaccaatttttaaattgatttattcacAAAAGTACGTACACTTTAGTGCTAAACCCATACGATAATgcatataatatgaaatacattAGAGACAATATCGTACTGGGAATTTTGCGAACATATGAGATGTCGTGAAGACAGCATTCAGTAGCAACGGGATCACCGATCCCCGTTTACAAAGACGTTGCACATATACACAGAAACcgaatttttaaagaactgGGTTGCTCTTACACACACGTTTGTGAGTCACAGGCTCTCTTAACCCGACTGAAGACTTTTGTGGTAGTCTGTTTCTGCCCTAATCAGAGATAGAGAAATGTAGAGCTTGATAATGCGTACAAGTCAgcgacaaaaaaaataaaaatttatcaaactAAAATAGTGCACGAAACTTCTTGCGGTTTTCACCGATATCTAGAATTATTCATGAGGAAGGTTTAGGCATTCTAGTAAGTATAGTACCTACTCGGGCATGTTATatggtaaatttaaaattggtctGTATCAACGGTCACTATCTAGAAATTCCGCGTACAAACAAATGTAGTCACGAGGATTGCCATTGCggattttttctgtttttaacaaaatagtttaaatttaataacgattATTTTGAGGGTTTAATTACTCCCCGAGCACTCTGCAGCTTTcattagtatatttaattgaggGCAACgacattttttcttaaaaggccgcacTAGCGAATCCTcgggcattgagtgtccatgggcggttgTAGCTCCTGCCCGTGTGAACCCGcacactgttctataaaaaatcggCTGAAAAGGAAAAATACTACATGACAATActaactaacaaaaaaaacttaaaacaaaataacataaacaaaagGAAAGAAAACAAAGAACTAAAGCAAGGAAAAAAGGAAAGAAGGGAAGAGACAGACAAGAAAGggaagtaataaaatagagaAACAATTAAAGGAAAGAactaaagaaaagaaaataaagtactatacataacaaaaaattacagtataatatatattatatataaaggtaTCACTAAtgacctatttaaaaaaacttcgcCTTATTCTTATTCTCGGTACTATATCGGGTCCAATTCTTGTTGtttctatgaaaattaaacgatCGAGtgcatttttaatatcatacacacaaaacatatattttacaaaaaacactTCATAGCGCATGTAACTCGTACGaagaaaaacattgtgagggAACCGGCTGGCCTTATTTTATGTTCTATGCATATGCACAAAACGAATTGATTTTTAAGTAACTTAATAGTGTgtgagttatttattttagacatTTCCACCAACTTTTTGTTTCCTTTGGAGTAGACTTGGGCCGTGGGGATCAGCGCCCGATTAAAGATTGAGGTTCGCGCTTAGTACCAGTGACTGCAGAGCTGGTGCTATCGTCAGCGTATAATcgtaatacagcgaggaaatgccaGAATTAATGGTCTGCCACAGGGTCGTAGTCAAGGGccgaaactttttaaatttgttaatattctatttattaattttagaattattattattatgttagtcattgcactttattaaaaataaatgagtaGTTACTCACATATAATGGAGAATATAAGGAAGACGAAAACAAAACCGAGAACAGTGCTATATGCCCCGAACACCTGTGGTATATCTCCCGTGAGCATGCTCCTCAAACTCTCCTTCATATCATCAGAAATATTGGCATTTTCCAGCATTTCCAGCAGTTCCTGTTTGGACGGTGGCTCCTCAGAGTCGAGCAACTCGCTTATTCTCTCTAAGTCCTCGCTTCCCGGCATGACGTGTGCGCGTGTGTCGTCCGCGTATCACAATGAAGGTTAGATAGTGATAAACTGTTTTACGATCGGAATGCTGAATCGAAACGAATTTATATGAATTGAGTGCGGCTCTAAAGTAcaagcttaatttttttttaattaattatttacaaacaatcTTGTCCTAACCAGTGACCataataaacaagaaaacctaaataaatcagacacaaaatacattaaaaaataattacgaatAAAAAATGGAGGAAATATGGCGACCTGTCCCTTCAGCGTAAAGGGATCCTCGATCAGTCTAATCACTAACTGGGCCGAAGGCCCTGGTTATGTTTTTTTGGAACGGAATCACTTTGTTGGCTTGAAAGGGCTTGACAGCAGAGGCGAGTCCACGCCTCgccagttttataaaaaaagacgattaagaatatccatagaaCTCAAAAGCCTGCATCATGAGCTCGAGTCAAGAGTAGGTTATACgagctatatatatttatacggcGAACATCGTAAAGGTCAATCAATATCGTGTTTATctgaacttaatttattatgaaagaaCAATCgtacaaaattgaatatagATTAGGTTCCTACACATGTAATTGGCGTTTTGTATGGGCAGAATAAAGAAAAGAAGCATAAAATGATGTGTTAATTTCATAAGCATAATTAAGCATAAGCATATTCCCGATGTCATATGTGTATACGTCGTAGCCAACTAGTTAGTTATTTAGTTATCTAGTTTCTGTTAAACGGCGCTGTTTAGTaaaaaggctaggctgttgATTTAACGGCCAACTAACCTAATTGGCTACGACATATGTACATCGAAGACtacatgtaaaatattttttttctttaaaactacatgaaaaatacattttattaattaatcattgtgATATGTTCTGGCCTTGGGTTCACATAAC
Above is a genomic segment from Pieris rapae chromosome Z, ilPieRapa1.1, whole genome shotgun sequence containing:
- the LOC110992648 gene encoding uncharacterized protein LOC110992648 isoform X1 — its product is MADLQKFISDKLQETIHNADVMGMLQKLLESFQGEESEGLKAQLKEIMEQYEEMADSEKEMFLTYIKELLARKLATHFQNNPPDLSKVEDVLAGAVRDQMIFLAVVVLIVIGVVVFFGYKLYKSIKEKEMKKEEKKKQKQSKKKK
- the LOC110992648 gene encoding uncharacterized protein LOC110992648 isoform X2, with translation MPGSEDLERISELLDSEEPPSKQELLEMLENANISDDMKESLRSMLTGDIPQVFGAYSTVLGFVFVFLIFSIIFFFGYKLYKSIKEKEMKKEEKKKQKQSKKKK